The following are encoded together in the Shewanella sp. NFH-SH190041 genome:
- a CDS encoding DUF6950 family protein, which translates to MKLTRQENWPTLLGHFFAQNSTRPFSWGEWDCALMAADAVVEMTGHDYAEALRFQYHSSAGALKLIQPYGDLCGLISHLLGQEPLTETLKARRGDVAVIMNDGRQCAGIVWQHGVIATGAGGLVTVPLSAAIAAWEV; encoded by the coding sequence ATGAAACTGACAAGACAAGAGAATTGGCCCACATTGTTGGGCCATTTTTTTGCCCAAAATTCGACCCGCCCTTTTAGTTGGGGGGAGTGGGATTGTGCATTAATGGCTGCAGATGCTGTGGTTGAAATGACGGGGCATGATTATGCCGAAGCGCTGCGATTCCAGTACCACAGCAGCGCTGGCGCGTTAAAGCTGATCCAGCCTTATGGTGATTTGTGCGGCTTAATCAGCCATTTGCTGGGTCAAGAACCGTTAACTGAAACCTTGAAAGCCCGCCGGGGGGATGTCGCTGTGATCATGAATGACGGGCGACAGTGCGCCGGTATTGTGTGGCAGCACGGGGTAATCGCCACCGGCGCGGGCGGTTTAGTGACTGTGCCTTTATCTGCGGCCATTGCCGCCTGGGAGGTGTAA
- a CDS encoding phage tail assembly protein T: MALKFQRLDVHQMLAEMPVSEFDRWHDHLVGRPWWKVPERYYGNQLLALLVNLHSKQPISPDEVDIYFTPKPVPEAAWQSIKAKMGGMVGVNRKDGNS, encoded by the coding sequence TTGGCGCTGAAATTTCAGCGCCTTGATGTGCATCAGATGTTGGCAGAAATGCCCGTGTCAGAGTTTGATCGCTGGCATGATCATTTGGTGGGCCGCCCGTGGTGGAAAGTGCCAGAGCGTTACTATGGTAATCAGTTGTTAGCATTGCTGGTTAATCTGCATTCAAAGCAACCAATATCGCCTGATGAGGTGGATATCTATTTTACCCCCAAACCTGTACCCGAGGCTGCTTGGCAAAGCATTAAGGCCAAAATGGGCGGCATGGTTGGTGTAAACCGAAAGGATGGTAATTCATGA
- a CDS encoding phage tail tube protein, producing the protein MIGAGTQFFRSDDGTTYTRVAKLMDLTPPEESRSSSEKTYLDDTTNYKTFEPGMIDPGELSLALEFDITDAGQNALKADKGIKGNKYYKIVYPDGSSDAFMGHITGWGKSISKEETIQRSVKFKVSGAITESAPA; encoded by the coding sequence ATGATCGGAGCAGGCACACAGTTTTTTCGTAGTGACGATGGCACGACTTATACCCGAGTGGCCAAACTGATGGATTTAACCCCGCCAGAAGAAAGCCGCTCATCCAGTGAAAAAACATACCTGGATGATACGACTAATTATAAAACGTTTGAGCCGGGGATGATTGATCCCGGTGAGCTGTCTTTGGCCTTGGAGTTTGATATTACCGATGCGGGGCAAAATGCGCTGAAAGCGGATAAAGGGATTAAGGGTAACAAGTATTATAAGATTGTTTATCCCGATGGTTCCTCTGATGCGTTTATGGGGCATATCACCGGCTGGGGGAAAAGTATATCCAAAGAAGAAACTATCCAGCGCTCGGTGAAATTTAAGGTGTCAGGCGCTATCACTGAATCGGCCCCAGCATAA
- a CDS encoding phage tail protein: MTRRRAYHDVVFNREMHRAINNLDAIGKKLVPRAAAASTNKMARMINTAVQTKAAARLNIPRPVLKYHNPKGPKGKKQPRFKLRLAKGHQPLATLRMGRSAIPYVRLIKHPEKQDTRLAKMRKQKGIKAGNHFIRGAFLAPGVTRHAKGVLKGRYQVMGRTGRSRFPLTVHKIETREAITRHAIRETRRVLNQHSGSLLAEQLVKQAKKGLLK; this comes from the coding sequence ATGACCCGCCGCCGCGCATATCATGATGTTGTTTTTAACCGGGAAATGCACCGGGCTATTAACAATCTTGATGCCATTGGGAAAAAGTTAGTGCCTCGGGCTGCGGCAGCATCCACCAATAAAATGGCCCGGATGATTAATACTGCTGTGCAAACTAAAGCCGCCGCCCGGCTTAATATTCCGCGCCCTGTGCTGAAATACCACAACCCCAAAGGCCCGAAAGGGAAAAAACAACCCCGTTTTAAATTGCGTCTGGCAAAAGGGCATCAGCCCTTGGCTACGTTGCGGATGGGGCGCTCTGCCATTCCGTATGTGCGACTGATTAAGCACCCGGAAAAGCAAGACACCCGCCTTGCCAAAATGCGAAAACAAAAAGGCATAAAAGCGGGCAATCATTTTATCCGGGGGGCGTTTTTGGCTCCCGGGGTTACTCGCCATGCCAAAGGTGTATTGAAAGGTCGTTATCAGGTGATGGGCAGGACTGGCCGCAGCCGTTTCCCATTGACGGTACATAAAATTGAAACCCGGGAAGCAATAACCCGTCACGCCATCAGAGAAACCCGCCGGGTGCTAAATCAACATTCTGGTAGCTTGCTGGCCGAGCAGCTGGTTAAGCAAGCGAAAAAAGGACTATTGAAATGA
- a CDS encoding major capsid protein translates to METATLLGVMTKRKPFSQVLKNLFFPNVQYFHSKKIDLDKVKKKLRRAPFVSPMVGGQVRRHEGVSTLSVYPAYVKPKDPFEPDQTQHRLPGESYATPLTPQQRRNAIFGAMAVDQDLEIDVTEEWMCAQLLKFGKIVIESEFYPKSEVNLQRDPNNTIVLTAGTTWKDLNKDTHDLDADLTDYMSRASMPVVTMLMNQFTYAEFCQFKSVKEKLETRRGSSSRLETAAFNGQLFVKMGDYGPVEVWVYSGTFDHSDGTEELFFGDGEILFAGSGAQGTMCYGMIQDPKANYQAMERFPKVFEDDDPAGEYLMTQSAPLPVMQDPDEVVYLKAF, encoded by the coding sequence ATGGAAACAGCCACTCTTTTAGGGGTTATGACCAAGCGCAAGCCTTTTTCTCAGGTACTGAAAAATTTGTTTTTCCCCAATGTGCAGTATTTTCACAGCAAGAAAATTGATTTAGACAAGGTGAAAAAAAAGCTGCGCCGAGCGCCATTTGTGTCCCCGATGGTTGGCGGTCAAGTGCGGCGGCATGAAGGTGTTTCAACCTTGAGTGTCTATCCGGCCTATGTGAAGCCTAAAGATCCCTTTGAGCCGGATCAGACACAGCATCGCTTACCTGGTGAGTCTTATGCTACGCCATTGACTCCCCAGCAGCGCCGTAATGCCATTTTTGGGGCTATGGCGGTCGATCAGGACTTGGAAATTGATGTGACCGAAGAATGGATGTGTGCCCAGTTGCTGAAATTTGGCAAGATCGTGATTGAATCAGAGTTTTATCCGAAATCTGAGGTCAATTTGCAGCGTGACCCAAACAATACGATTGTGTTGACTGCTGGCACAACCTGGAAAGATTTAAATAAAGATACGCATGATTTAGATGCGGATTTGACCGATTATATGAGTCGGGCCTCAATGCCTGTCGTCACCATGTTGATGAACCAGTTTACCTATGCCGAGTTTTGCCAGTTTAAGTCGGTAAAAGAAAAGCTGGAAACCCGCCGGGGTTCTAGTTCTCGCTTAGAAACGGCGGCCTTTAATGGTCAGTTGTTTGTCAAGATGGGCGATTATGGCCCTGTGGAAGTGTGGGTTTATTCCGGCACCTTTGATCATAGTGATGGCACCGAAGAATTGTTTTTTGGCGATGGTGAAATTCTGTTTGCGGGCAGTGGGGCGCAAGGCACCATGTGTTACGGCATGATCCAAGACCCGAAAGCAAACTATCAGGCGATGGAGCGATTCCCCAAGGTGTTTGAAGATGATGATCCAGCGGGTGAATATCTTATGACCCAATCAGCGCCGCTGCCGGTGATGCAAGATCCTGATGAAGTGGTCTATCTAAAAGCGTTTTAA
- a CDS encoding head decoration protein — protein sequence MYTAAKSVVKEETIPQVVLGPVRTAVHLFAAAQTIPALTPVAKKTADNKLYPFDPAASDGREQALFVTVHDVDTTAGDASAPVYSDGELNIEVIRWPAALTTDEAKRMAFASQGLIFPTPV from the coding sequence ATGTACACAGCAGCAAAATCCGTTGTAAAAGAAGAAACAATCCCCCAGGTGGTGCTGGGGCCGGTTCGTACCGCCGTGCATCTGTTTGCCGCCGCGCAGACGATTCCGGCATTAACCCCAGTGGCGAAAAAAACGGCTGACAACAAACTGTATCCATTTGATCCAGCGGCATCAGATGGCCGAGAGCAAGCCTTGTTTGTGACGGTTCACGATGTGGATACCACCGCTGGGGATGCCTCAGCGCCGGTCTATTCTGATGGGGAGTTAAACATTGAAGTGATCCGCTGGCCTGCTGCCTTAACAACGGATGAGGCCAAACGCATGGCGTTTGCCAGTCAGGGGTTGATTTTCCCGACCCCCGTATAA
- a CDS encoding S49 family peptidase → MNQKPRISLHLANKLFNTPLAICGNYYSTMLGALQNRGLPVLALNDNGTVLGSDNLAARAERTAPRDSKPYQVFGGIAVISVSGSLVHKYGHLQPFSGMTGYDGIRAQLDMALVDNEVFAIALDIDSPGGQVAGCFALGDYIFSTVRGQKPIWALADELCASAAYALGASCDRLYLSETASVGSIGVICGHTDMSKALEQAGFKVTLFYSGKHKADGHPYAPISDELSAELGAEMKELHHYFASRVAQWRNIALAAVLETESRVYRGSKAVDIGLADGVLSADEFFSQLYQSAATGSASTQGVNAMTFPNPAAQAAAQAAANADITASTEQPAPNADATAPSKEVAVTGATLSDTIPNAARDERARIQGILALDAAASRPKLANKLAFGDYSVAQAQEILEAAAEETSPATSEGTLTQLMEEHAAEPLDDEPSAGGHSELDETLAIMEQLGK, encoded by the coding sequence ATGAATCAGAAACCGAGAATTAGCCTGCATTTAGCTAACAAGCTATTTAATACCCCGTTGGCGATTTGTGGTAATTACTATTCCACCATGTTGGGGGCGTTGCAAAATCGTGGGCTGCCGGTGTTGGCTCTGAATGATAACGGCACTGTTTTGGGCAGTGACAATCTGGCTGCGCGGGCGGAAAGAACCGCGCCCCGAGATAGCAAACCTTATCAAGTTTTTGGCGGCATCGCGGTGATTTCTGTGTCCGGTAGTTTGGTGCATAAGTACGGCCATTTGCAGCCGTTTAGTGGCATGACCGGGTATGACGGCATTCGCGCCCAGCTAGATATGGCCTTGGTGGATAATGAGGTTTTTGCCATTGCATTAGATATTGATTCCCCCGGCGGCCAAGTGGCCGGATGTTTTGCGCTGGGCGATTATATTTTTTCCACTGTGCGCGGGCAAAAACCTATCTGGGCCTTGGCGGATGAATTGTGTGCCAGTGCGGCCTATGCCCTTGGTGCCAGTTGTGATCGCCTTTATTTATCTGAAACCGCCAGCGTAGGCAGCATCGGTGTGATTTGTGGCCATACCGATATGAGTAAAGCATTAGAGCAAGCGGGGTTTAAAGTGACGCTGTTTTACAGCGGTAAGCATAAGGCTGATGGGCATCCTTATGCGCCTATTTCTGATGAGTTAAGTGCAGAGTTGGGCGCTGAAATGAAAGAATTACACCACTATTTTGCTAGCCGAGTTGCGCAGTGGCGCAACATAGCGTTGGCGGCGGTGCTGGAAACCGAAAGCCGAGTTTATCGCGGAAGTAAAGCTGTTGATATTGGCTTAGCAGATGGTGTGCTCAGTGCTGATGAATTTTTTTCGCAACTTTATCAATCCGCTGCCACCGGCAGTGCGTCTACCCAGGGAGTTAATGCTATGACGTTTCCTAACCCGGCAGCCCAAGCCGCCGCTCAAGCCGCTGCAAATGCCGATATTACCGCATCGACAGAACAACCCGCCCCTAATGCCGATGCGACCGCACCGAGCAAGGAAGTCGCAGTGACTGGGGCGACCCTCAGTGACACCATCCCAAATGCCGCCCGCGATGAGCGAGCACGTATCCAAGGTATTTTAGCGTTGGATGCTGCCGCTAGCCGTCCCAAGCTGGCAAATAAATTGGCGTTTGGTGATTATTCCGTAGCGCAGGCTCAAGAAATTTTAGAAGCCGCCGCCGAAGAAACATCCCCAGCAACCAGTGAAGGGACATTAACACAGTTGATGGAGGAACATGCCGCCGAACCCTTGGATGATGAGCCATCGGCTGGCGGGCATTCAGAATTGGATGAAACTTTAGCCATCATGGAACAGTTGGGTAAATAA